In one window of Desulfurispora thermophila DSM 16022 DNA:
- a CDS encoding DUF3794 domain-containing protein — protein MPMEYTMQMDHMMMKCMKIKVPVVLAEDEAQVLVDSTTTMPELAKKIDHIDVRVMDLEADPVFVHEGESDWQVSISKKWPHYWEEYHAGKAFVKKVIVHGTLHKQIYYVNNNDDVRHFGEDIPFTKMIELDEPEPVIDKDEVTIDFRKARVDLTWDLVRPSRLQQTGVIVLRIKIVENRQVFVHLCPPPDKCKKGNLVRDPGLEQWVGNMPVVWGGINVQPATQNVSGGSRAALLGVDPARQAAIYQTVHRGIVAGASYRLCFMARRHYPTMGATCNFTLSGHVMYYDDEGNLLANLSHNWPASQVGDGFNQFCFDVGAAPMESAYAMVWIVFRPEQGNGCQVVVDDVSLVCTSAM, from the coding sequence ATGCCGATGGAATACACCATGCAGATGGACCACATGATGATGAAGTGCATGAAAATTAAAGTGCCTGTGGTGCTGGCCGAGGATGAGGCCCAGGTGCTTGTGGATTCGACCACCACCATGCCCGAGCTGGCCAAAAAGATCGACCACATTGATGTGCGGGTGATGGATCTGGAGGCCGACCCGGTTTTTGTGCACGAGGGTGAGTCCGACTGGCAGGTCAGCATCAGCAAGAAATGGCCGCATTACTGGGAGGAGTACCATGCCGGCAAAGCCTTTGTCAAAAAGGTGATTGTGCACGGCACGCTGCACAAGCAGATCTACTATGTGAACAACAATGATGATGTGCGTCACTTCGGGGAAGACATCCCCTTCACCAAGATGATTGAGCTGGATGAGCCCGAGCCGGTAATCGACAAGGACGAAGTGACCATTGATTTTCGCAAGGCCAGGGTGGACCTGACCTGGGACCTGGTGCGGCCCAGCCGCCTGCAGCAGACGGGTGTCATCGTCCTGCGCATTAAGATTGTGGAAAACCGGCAGGTCTTCGTGCACCTCTGCCCGCCGCCCGACAAGTGCAAGAAGGGCAACCTGGTGCGCGACCCCGGTCTGGAGCAGTGGGTGGGCAACATGCCGGTGGTCTGGGGCGGCATCAATGTGCAGCCGGCCACCCAGAATGTGAGCGGCGGTTCCCGGGCGGCCCTGCTGGGTGTGGATCCCGCCAGACAGGCGGCCATTTACCAGACGGTGCACCGGGGTATTGTCGCCGGCGCGTCCTACCGGCTGTGCTTCATGGCCCGCCGCCATTATCCGACGATGGGCGCCACCTGCAACTTCACCCTGTCCGGCCATGTGATGTACTACGATGATGAAGGCAACCTGCTGGCCAATCTTTCCCACAACTGGCCGGCCAGCCAGGTGGGGGACGGCTTCAACCAGTTCTGCTTTGACGTTGGCGCGGCACCCATGGAGTCGGCCTACGCCATGGTCTGGATAGTCTTCCGGCCCGAGCAGGGCAATGGCTGCCAGGTGGTTGTGGATGACGTTTCTCTGGTCTGCACCTCGGCCATGTAG